One genomic segment of Humidesulfovibrio mexicanus includes these proteins:
- a CDS encoding lysophospholipid acyltransferase family protein: MRISPSLISPALTLLYRAWIASLRFEDGGALGVIKNPADAGRPVLLAIWHSELFTLTGYGMTKLDGRLATVVSDSRDGEIIAQVLTSIGYGTARGSSTRGGLKAIIALKRHMDQGRIGVITVDGPRGPRHKAKDGAVYLAHKTGALLVPVRCRPARKHVFQRSWDRFELPMPFSRCPVFFGPPLEFEGDRPDADLLVSGRRRLEQALHDTLPPI; encoded by the coding sequence ATGCGCATTTCGCCAAGCCTCATCAGCCCCGCCCTCACACTCCTTTACAGGGCCTGGATCGCGAGCCTGCGCTTCGAGGACGGCGGCGCACTGGGCGTCATCAAGAATCCGGCAGACGCAGGCCGCCCGGTGCTGCTCGCCATCTGGCATTCCGAGCTGTTCACGCTGACCGGATACGGCATGACCAAGCTGGACGGACGCCTGGCGACCGTCGTCAGCGACAGCCGCGACGGAGAGATCATCGCCCAGGTGCTCACGAGCATTGGCTACGGGACCGCTCGGGGCTCCAGCACACGCGGCGGACTCAAGGCCATCATCGCACTCAAACGCCATATGGACCAGGGGCGCATCGGCGTCATCACCGTGGATGGCCCGCGCGGGCCGCGCCACAAGGCAAAGGACGGTGCCGTGTACCTGGCCCACAAGACCGGGGCGCTGCTTGTTCCGGTGCGCTGCCGTCCGGCGCGCAAGCATGTGTTTCAGCGTTCCTGGGACCGTTTCGAACTGCCCATGCCTTTCAGCCGTTGTCCGGTCTTTTTCGGACCGCCGCTCGAATTTGAAGGAGACAGGCCCGATGCGGACCTGCTCGTCAGCGGAAGGCGCAGGCTGGAGCAGGCCCTGCACGACACCTTGCCGCCAATCTAA